From Cercospora beticola chromosome 6, complete sequence, a single genomic window includes:
- the PAB1_2 gene encoding Protein phosphatase PP2A regulatory subunit B: MSDVQNSTSPAGQVASPPADAANGTQVNTAVPAAGENEATPSSAAPTANPNSASLYVGELDPSVTEAMLFELFSSIGQVASIRVCRDAVTRRSLGYAYVNYNSGADGERALEELNYTLIKGKPCRIMWSQRDPALRKTGHGNIFIKNLDAAIDNKALHDTFAAFGNILSCKVAQDEQGNSRGYGFVHYETAEAANAAIKSVNGMLLNEKKVFVGHHIPKKDRMSKFEEMKANFTNIYVKNIDTETTDDEFRELFEKYGEITSASLARDQEGKVRGFGFVNYIRHEDAAKAVEELNDSDFKTQKLYVGRAQKKHEREEELRKQYEAQRQEKSAKYMGVNLYVKNLADDIDDEELRKIFESYGSITSAKVMRDTTPADQVENADEKKKEEGESSEEKKDEEEGDKKEDGTEEITKKLDTVTIGGEKKVLGKSKGFGFVCFSNPDEATKAVTELNQKMIHGKPLYVALAQRKEVRKSQLEASIQARNQVRMQQQATAGGIPPQAFMQPQFVLGPNGQPMMLPGGGRGQMPFPQGMPQQGGRGGFPGMPQQGGRGGPGAIPQMPQMPYGFPPQMAGLPQGYGNPAAYAQLMQAAQQAAMGGRGRGGPMPGMPMMPGMPGMPPQMPAGQGFGRGGPSQRGGPMGGQQEQRGRAQNRGPGAPGLDIATLQQAPPAQQKQMLGEALYPKIQAQQPELAGKITGMLLEMDNEELLGLTTNDDALREKVQEALNVYDEYLKTHAQQQGEEAGQANGVENAEPAGEEKA, from the coding sequence ATGTCTGACGTCCAGAACTCGACTTCGCCTGCTGGCCAGGTCGCGAGCCCGCCAGCCGATGCCGCCAACGGCACTCAGGTCAACACCGCAGTGCCTGCCGCCGGCGAGAACGAAGCGACTCCATCCTCCGCCGCGCCAACCGCCAACCCGAACTCCGCCTCGCTCTACGTGGGCGAGCTCGACCCATCAGTCACCGAGGCCATGCTCTTCGAGCTGTTCTCCTCCATCGGTCAGGTCGCCTCCATCCGTGTCTGCCGCGATGCCGTCACCCGCCGCTCACTCGGATATGCCTATGTCAACTACAACAGCGGAGCTGATGGCGAGCGCGCGCTTGAGGAGCTGAACTACACCCTGATCAAGGGCAAGCCATGCCGCATCATGTGGTCCCAGCGCGACCCAGCTCTGCGCAAGACCGGCCACGGCAACATTTTCATCAAGAACTTGGATGCCGCTATCGACAACAAGGCCCTCCACGATACCTTCGCCGCTTTCGGCAACATCCTCTCCTGCAAGGTCGCTCAGGACGAGCAGGGCAACTCGCGCGGCTACGGATTCGTGCACTACGAGACCGCTGAGGCCGCCAACGCTGCGATCAAGAGCGTCAACGGCATGTTGCTgaacgagaagaaggtcTTCGTCGGCCACCACATCCCGAAGAAGGACCGCATGAGCAAGTTCGAGGAGATGAAGGCCAACTTCACCAACATTTACGTCAAGAACATCGACACTGAGACTACCGACGACGAGTTCCGCGAGTTGTTCGAGAAGTACGGCGAGATCACCTCTGCTTCGTTGGCTCGTGACCAAGAGGGCAAGGTCCGCGGTTTCGGTTTCGTGAACTACATCCGTCACGAGGACGCTGCTAAGGCTGTCGAAGAGCTGAACGACAGCGATTTCAAGACCCAGAAGCTGTACGTTGGTCGTGCGCAAAAGAAGCACGAGCgcgaggaggagctgcgCAAGCAGTACGAGGCTCAGCGCCAGGAGAAGAGCGCCAAGTACATGGGCGTCAACCTGTACGTCAAGAACTTGGCCGATGAcatcgatgacgaggaaCTCCGCAAGATCTTCGAGTCGTACGGATCCATCACTTCTGCCAAGGTCATGCGCGACACCACTCCAGCCGACCAGGTCGAGAATgccgacgagaagaagaaggaggaaggcgagagcagcgaggagaagaaggacgaggaggagggtgacaagaaggaggatggcACCGAGGAGATCaccaagaagctcgacaCTGTTACTATTGGtggcgagaagaaggtgcttggcaagagcaaggGCTTCGGCTTCGTCTGCTTCTCCAACCCTGACGAGGCTACCAAGGCTGTCACTGAGCTGAACCAGAAGATGATCCACGGCAAGCCGCTTTATGTGGCTCTGGCGCAGCGTAAGGAGGTCCGCAAGAGCCAGCTTGAGGCTAGTATCCAAGCTCGCAACCAGGTCCGCATGCAGCAACAGGCCACCGCCGGTGGCATTCCACCACAAGCATTCATGCAGCCACAGTTCGTCCTCGGACCAAACGGCCAGCCCATGATGCTCCCAGGCGGCGGTCGTGGCCAGATGCCATTCCCACAGGGCATGCCTCAGCAGGGCGGTCGTGGCGGCTTCCCAGGTATGCCTCAGCAAGGTGGTCGTGGAGGCCCGGGTGCCATTCCACAGATGCCTCAGATGCCATACGGCTTCCCTCCTCAGATGGCTGGTCTTCCGCAAGGCTACGGCAACCCAGCTGCATACGCTCAGCTCATGCAGGCTGCTCAACAGGCTGCTATGGgcggtcgtggtcgtggcGGCCCAATGCCTGGCATGCCAATGATGCCTGGAATGCCCGGTATGCCACCACAGATGCCAGCCGGTCAAGGCTTCGGCCGCGGCGGTCCATCTCAGCGTGGAGGTCCAATGGGCGgccagcaagagcagcgcGGCCGTGCTCAAAACCGTGGTCCTGGTGCACCAGGCCTCGACATTGCCACCCTCCAGCAAGCACCACCAgcccagcagaagcagatgcTGGGTGAGGCTCTGTACCCCAAGATTCAGGCTCAGCAGCCAGAGCTTGCCGGCAAGATCACCGGTATGCTTCTCGAGATGGACAACGAGGAGCTCCTTGGTCTGACCACCAACGACGACGCTCTCCGCGAGAAGGTCCAGGAGGCTCTCAACGTCTACGATGAGTACCTCAAGACCCACGCCCAGCAGCAAGGCGAGGAGGCAGGCCAGGCCAACGGCGTGGAGAACGCTGAGCCAgctggcgaggagaaggcttAG